In bacterium, the genomic stretch GCTCCTTTACGGGGGCGGGTACCGAGCGGGTAGGGGCCTTTGAATCCGCCCATGGCGGAACGGTGTTCCTGGATGAAATCGGGGAGTTGGATCTGTCATTGCAACCCAAGTTACTGCGCGTTCTGGAGAAGAAGGAAGTCCGGCGGCTCGGGGCAAATACGGTGCGACCGGTGGATGTACGGATCATTGCGGCGACGAACCGGAATCTGGAGCGTGAGGTGCGTGAGGGGCGGTTCCGTGAGGATCTTTTTTACCGGTTGTCGATCGTCAAGATTGAGATGCCCTCGTTGCGACAACGGAAGGACGATATCCCCCTGTTGGTGCGCTGTCTCATGAAGGATCTGACAGGCTCCGATGATGTCACGATTTGGGCGGAGTTTGAGAAAAGCATGGATCTATTCCGGCAGCATGATTGGCCGGGCAATGCGCGCGAGTTGCGGAATGTGGTGGAGATGGGGGTCCGGGGGGCGGGTGGGGTGAGTAATCTGGGTGCCTTTCTCACATTGGGTCGGATGGGGGTGACGGAGTCTGGTGAGGGTCTGGGTAATATGGATGATAAGCCTTTCAAGGTGGCAAAGAATCAATTGGTCGACCACTTTGAGCGCGACTATATTATCAAGTTGCTGGAGCGGAACAACGGCAACATTTCCCGCGCTGCCCGTGAAGCGCAGATCGAGCGCGCCTATTTGCAACGTCTGGTCCGCAAACATGAATTGAATGCAAAGGATTAAAAAGCTGATGGGGTGTGGCTGTCCGGATCAAAGTCCATAGCCGCCCAGGAACTCCGTCATCATTCCTGAGTGCCGGGCGGTCAAATTCAAGCCGGATAAGCAAATCAAGGCATGCGTCTTGAAGAGTTAGCTCCTTCTCCGGCATTCCGAGTTCCGCGTTGCACTGCGCCCCGCCGGTACAGTCACAACCTTGGACCTCACGACCTCCGGACTGACCGTCCGCGGCTGCTCAAGCGCGCTTGGTCATGATCTGCCAACCGTAGTACCAGCCCAGGCCCCACTTTCCGCACACTCACGGTTCGCGCGGAATCGCGTTGAGAGCGGCAGGATGGAAATGACGGAGAAATTCAGGCGAATATACCCACGCGGTAGGGTTGTACCCCATAGAACGAGGCCGAAGCTTAGACTAGTTTATCGAGTCATGGAAGAGTGGCAGGAAACCGGAATGAGTTTTGAACCGACAACATCCATGCCTCCCGACGACGGGAGGCACATCGTCGTCATAAGGCTCGGCGATACTAGGATTGCCTTGCACCTTTCCGTGGTCGAGCGGGTGATCCGAGCGGTGGCCGTTACCCCGGTGGCCGATGCCCCATTCTGATATATGACCTAGAGCGGTTCCTGCGAAAAAATGGTTCGTTTCTTTTCGATCACGTTGTGCCTGGAGTTCCGCCATGAACACGGTTGCCATGAAACAAGATACGCTGGAGGCCGTAAGCGGTCTGATCGAACGGCGCCTGGGGCTCCATTTTCCATCTGAACGCCACGACGTTCTTGCCCGCGGGTTGGAGCGCGGCGGCGTGGAGATGGGCTTTGCCGATCCCGAGGCGTACGCGATCCGTCTTCTGGCCACTGGAATCACCCCAGTGGAACAGGACACCCTGGCACAGGCATTGACAGTGGGCGAAACCTATTTCTTCCGCGAACCTGCCGCTCTGAAAGCCCTTGAGGAGCACGTCCTGCCCGAATTGATCGCAGTACGCGGCAAAAGCGGGGAAAGGCGAATCCGAATGTGGAGCGCCGGTTGCTGTACTGGCGAAGAGGCGTATACCTTGGCCATCATGCTCACCCGGCTGATTCCTTCTTTGAGCGAATGGGACATCACGATTCTGGCCACCGACATCAATCCCGATGTCCTCAGCAAGGCCAGGGCCGGCCGATAT encodes the following:
- a CDS encoding sigma 54-interacting transcriptional regulator, translated to MSNTAITPVGRGGFQTVMLSPKKAPRALKLKKAKLLILSNKESGREVPVDKDVFTIGAGSQNDLIITDEAASRRHCEIHQREDGFFLRDLGSTNGTMVQGVRVCEVYLTQGVKFQVGKTQMVFCPLQETMSYPLSPHESFGRLNGRSTAMRRVFHLAETYAKTDAAVLIQGETGTGKELLAEALHAYSPRSKKPFVVIDCAALATGVIESELFGHAKGSFTGAGTERVGAFESAHGGTVFLDEIGELDLSLQPKLLRVLEKKEVRRLGANTVRPVDVRIIAATNRNLEREVREGRFREDLFYRLSIVKIEMPSLRQRKDDIPLLVRCLMKDLTGSDDVTIWAEFEKSMDLFRQHDWPGNARELRNVVEMGVRGAGGVSNLGAFLTLGRMGVTESGEGLGNMDDKPFKVAKNQLVDHFERDYIIKLLERNNGNISRAAREAQIERAYLQRLVRKHELNAKD